One Syntrophorhabdaceae bacterium genomic region harbors:
- the nuoE gene encoding NADH-quinone oxidoreductase subunit NuoE: METFRKFEKVLEIVEQNNRQASRLIPILQAVQAEYRYLPEEVMTFIATSLGISPASVFGVATFYSHFTLKPKGRYHIRVCNGTACHVKHSMDVYNAIYKKLNLQPGKDTTEDMLFTVETVNCIGACGLAPAMVVNEEVYGQLTPERAAEIIEEIIVKEAGHELDAGRP; the protein is encoded by the coding sequence ATGGAGACATTCCGAAAATTTGAAAAGGTATTGGAGATCGTGGAGCAGAACAATAGGCAGGCATCCAGGCTTATACCAATCCTTCAGGCTGTGCAGGCAGAATACCGTTATCTCCCTGAAGAGGTCATGACATTTATAGCCACTTCCCTGGGTATCTCTCCTGCCAGCGTATTCGGGGTTGCAACCTTTTATTCACATTTTACCTTGAAACCAAAAGGTAGATATCACATCAGGGTGTGTAATGGCACAGCATGTCATGTAAAACACTCCATGGATGTCTATAATGCCATATATAAAAAGCTCAACCTTCAACCTGGAAAGGATACTACAGAAGACATGCTCTTTACAGTAGAGACAGTAAACTGTATTGGGGCATGTGGCCTTGCGCCTGCAATGGTGGTAAATGAAGAGGTCTACGGTCAGCTTACCCCTGAAAGGGCTGCAGAGATCATTGAAGAGATCATCGTAAAGGAGGCAGGACATGAACTGGACGCTGGCAGGCCTTAA
- a CDS encoding molybdopterin-dependent oxidoreductase, whose translation MNTKKWIGRSVPRIDAQDKAKGTTRYASDIVLPGMLIGGIKRSIYPHARINRIDIEKAGNIPGVVAILTHEDIPGLNGFGIVVPDQPVLCSDKVRFVGDAIALVAAESEEALASCLNTIEVDYEPLPVISDPIEAVSSEVLIHEQKPWQFSDGNVFWKNTIEHGRVDDAFKDAYLILENTYRTSRQMPGFMETESGVATIDSEGNITIWCSGQHPHREQMQVARSLGYPTEKIRIISNPVGGAFGGKEEITIQIYLGLLTLKTRRPVKIVLSRQESILCCFKRHPMVINIKTAVNREGELIANDVTIYADTGAYASVGFGVVSLTMEAACGPYRIPNARITGYCVYTNNGISGAVRGFGTPQATLAMESQMNIIARRLGIDPVDLRLKNALSRYDMGPMGNKINCSLETKKILKKIKGLDAWKHRENWKKKVKKKWLKRGVGIAIGIHPVGYGRFLSDIGRANIKIIKDGTFEVACGCPDLGQGNATCYAQIGAEALNCSISKIHMIYGDSLLAPNSSASSSSRSVYATGRAIINGSEKMLNSIKDAVSDIYRIEKDSLFIKNSLIYHRQSMKRICSYKDIAPVLMEKSMDVCEGFFEVPNAEAPFDAYCIPHYVYSVIGNIAFIELDAQTGRCHIKEVISIPDCGVVINPKGLEGQAEGGSLMGAGYALLEDVVIRDGIVPTNELSTAKIYTALDAPRVIVLPVEGYEESGPFGAKGIAEAVTIAVAPAITHAIYDAVGVMTKSIPVTPERLYMAINDFKESCHML comes from the coding sequence ATGAATACAAAAAAGTGGATAGGCAGGTCTGTTCCAAGGATAGACGCACAAGATAAGGCAAAAGGCACTACAAGATATGCCTCTGATATAGTCTTGCCGGGTATGCTTATAGGAGGCATAAAAAGGAGTATCTATCCCCATGCCCGCATAAATAGGATTGATATAGAAAAAGCCGGGAATATTCCAGGCGTTGTTGCTATCCTCACCCATGAAGATATTCCAGGCCTGAATGGTTTTGGTATTGTAGTCCCAGACCAGCCTGTTCTTTGCAGTGATAAGGTAAGGTTTGTTGGTGACGCCATAGCCCTTGTAGCAGCAGAGTCAGAAGAAGCACTGGCTTCTTGCCTTAATACCATAGAGGTGGATTATGAGCCTTTGCCTGTAATCTCTGATCCTATCGAGGCAGTCTCCTCAGAGGTTCTTATCCATGAACAGAAACCCTGGCAGTTTTCAGATGGCAATGTGTTTTGGAAAAACACCATAGAACATGGAAGAGTGGATGATGCATTCAAAGATGCCTATCTCATATTAGAGAATACATACAGGACATCAAGGCAGATGCCGGGTTTTATGGAGACCGAATCAGGCGTAGCAACAATAGATAGTGAAGGCAATATAACTATCTGGTGTAGTGGTCAACATCCACACCGCGAGCAGATGCAGGTTGCCCGCTCCCTTGGATACCCCACGGAGAAGATAAGAATCATCAGTAATCCTGTAGGTGGTGCATTTGGTGGTAAAGAAGAGATAACCATCCAGATATACCTTGGGCTTTTGACATTAAAGACCAGAAGGCCTGTAAAGATTGTCCTTTCAAGGCAGGAATCGATCCTATGCTGTTTTAAGCGCCATCCCATGGTAATCAATATAAAAACCGCTGTTAATAGAGAAGGGGAACTCATTGCCAATGATGTGACGATATATGCTGACACAGGAGCATATGCATCCGTGGGCTTTGGTGTTGTGAGCCTTACTATGGAGGCTGCCTGTGGTCCTTACAGGATCCCCAATGCCAGGATTACAGGTTATTGTGTTTACACCAATAACGGCATCTCAGGGGCAGTAAGGGGTTTTGGCACACCCCAGGCAACCCTTGCCATGGAGAGCCAGATGAATATTATAGCAAGGAGACTCGGCATAGACCCTGTTGACCTAAGGCTTAAAAATGCCCTTTCCAGATATGATATGGGACCAATGGGCAACAAGATTAATTGCAGTCTTGAAACAAAGAAAATCCTCAAGAAGATAAAAGGGTTAGATGCCTGGAAACATAGAGAAAACTGGAAGAAAAAGGTAAAAAAGAAATGGCTAAAAAGAGGGGTGGGTATAGCCATTGGCATCCATCCTGTAGGGTATGGTAGGTTTCTATCGGATATAGGTAGGGCAAATATAAAGATTATAAAGGATGGGACATTCGAGGTCGCCTGTGGTTGCCCTGACCTTGGTCAGGGAAATGCTACCTGTTATGCCCAGATAGGCGCAGAGGCATTAAACTGCTCCATATCCAAAATACATATGATTTATGGCGATTCTCTCCTTGCACCCAATTCCTCTGCATCATCCTCATCAAGGTCTGTATATGCCACTGGGCGCGCAATAATCAATGGGTCAGAAAAGATGCTCAATTCTATAAAGGATGCTGTCTCAGATATATACAGAATAGAAAAAGACAGCCTGTTTATAAAAAATAGCCTTATCTACCACAGGCAATCTATGAAGAGGATTTGCTCATATAAGGATATAGCCCCTGTCCTCATGGAGAAATCCATGGATGTATGCGAGGGATTTTTTGAAGTCCCCAATGCTGAAGCGCCTTTTGACGCATACTGTATTCCCCATTATGTCTACAGCGTAATTGGAAACATTGCCTTCATAGAGTTAGATGCCCAAACAGGCAGATGTCATATCAAAGAGGTCATAAGTATCCCTGACTGCGGGGTTGTGATCAATCCAAAAGGCCTTGAGGGTCAGGCAGAGGGCGGTAGTCTCATGGGTGCAGGGTATGCCCTCCTGGAGGATGTGGTTATCAGAGATGGTATAGTGCCTACAAATGAACTTTCCACTGCAAAGATCTATACAGCCCTTGATGCCCCAAGGGTCATTGTCCTGCCTGTAGAAGGCTATGAAGAATCAGGCCCATTTGGTGCAAAAGGCATCGCCGAGGCGGTTACAATCGCCGTAGCCCCTGCAATAACCCATGCCATCTATGACGCTGTCGGTGTTATGACAAAGTCTATCCCTGTAACACCGGAGAGATTATATATGGCCATCAATGATTTTAAAGAATCATGCCATATGCTCTAA
- a CDS encoding C4-type zinc ribbon domain-containing protein, producing the protein MENELKTIYEVQLIETQIMESEKRRFSAPKRIEEMDKELGELKARAEKEKMVIDELEKERKKKEKELDVEKDKIKKIESKLYDVKTNKEYQALLKEIEMAKEANDKTEEDILILMDRIEDLKKEYESVVEQLKKREKEIKAERDRIENELQNIDNTLTELRKQKNDMLSIVNDDLKNIYFNLIEKREGLAVVNVKNGVCLGCYMSIPPQLFIEVTKNSRLITCPSCNRIFYFKEDN; encoded by the coding sequence TTGGAAAACGAACTAAAGACTATCTATGAGGTTCAATTAATAGAGACACAGATCATGGAAAGCGAAAAGAGGAGGTTTTCTGCACCGAAAAGAATTGAGGAGATGGATAAAGAGCTTGGCGAACTTAAAGCAAGGGCTGAAAAGGAAAAGATGGTTATAGACGAATTGGAAAAGGAAAGAAAAAAAAAGGAAAAGGAGCTCGACGTTGAAAAGGATAAGATAAAAAAGATTGAATCTAAACTCTATGATGTAAAAACCAATAAAGAATACCAGGCACTTCTAAAAGAGATAGAGATGGCAAAGGAGGCAAATGATAAAACAGAGGAAGATATCTTAATCCTCATGGACAGAATAGAGGATTTAAAAAAGGAGTATGAGTCCGTTGTGGAACAATTAAAAAAACGCGAGAAAGAGATAAAGGCAGAGAGAGACAGGATTGAAAATGAACTCCAAAACATCGATAATACCCTAACTGAACTTAGAAAACAGAAAAACGATATGCTCAGCATAGTAAATGATGATTTAAAGAATATATACTTCAATCTTATAGAAAAAAGAGAAGGGCTGGCTGTTGTAAATGTAAAAAACGGTGTTTGCCTCGGTTGTTATATGAGCATACCTCCCCAATTATTCATAGAGGTCACAAAAAATAGCAGGCTTATAACATGTCCCAGTTGCAACAGGATCTTTTATTTCAAGGAAGATAACTGA
- a CDS encoding glycosyltransferase family 39 protein, giving the protein MKRNFGFILMGLCALLFFLNLQSRDFWAPDEGDFALIVKELKNDPIVPHLNNAPYGEKPPLFYYLAYLSKTIFFFFKDEVSLRLVSGISALLTALFLFVTISRYGDKTHAISSSLILISSPLFYWQARYLQVDMVFSMFICLSLLFFYWYYRESGIIFYYLFFIFLGLAFMTKGPLALALACPVAFFVSISWGKLRLFRTKHTIGGIIVFLAIVLPWYVMIYLKEGIPFLYENIIRQNFLRFFDAWSHNRPFYYYFTTFPIDFFPWSLFLPFGIYYTFKNIRENSLTGLTIIWFVWMFIFLSISSGKISKYMLVLLPAAATMVASGIKKETHTYNAVVFYILSLILFILGGMLFIIRIDDYVEFRNVRMWIGLISILFAIPLFFLIKVKKMLYGFFILFLWITSIYITANISVYDKVNPYKSPRAISEKIRSLTATGTPWVYYGSIRGVYVYYADSFAIHIDEHKINDLAALRYKHNEMIILTRKRDADDVNRALKKVNVISEHKIGDTQMVILGYKNKG; this is encoded by the coding sequence ATGAAGAGAAATTTTGGTTTTATCTTGATGGGTTTGTGTGCGCTACTGTTTTTCTTGAATCTGCAATCCCGGGATTTCTGGGCACCTGATGAGGGTGATTTTGCCCTCATAGTAAAAGAATTAAAAAATGATCCCATAGTCCCCCACCTCAATAATGCCCCTTATGGAGAAAAACCCCCCCTTTTCTATTATCTTGCCTATTTATCTAAAACCATATTTTTTTTCTTTAAGGACGAGGTATCCTTAAGGTTGGTTTCAGGTATATCGGCATTATTGACGGCATTGTTTCTTTTCGTTACCATATCAAGGTATGGCGACAAGACACATGCCATATCTTCTTCTTTGATTTTAATAAGCTCCCCCCTTTTTTATTGGCAGGCACGTTATCTTCAGGTAGATATGGTATTCTCTATGTTTATCTGTCTATCACTCCTTTTTTTCTATTGGTATTATAGAGAGTCCGGTATCATATTCTATTATCTATTTTTTATTTTTTTAGGGCTTGCCTTTATGACAAAAGGACCGCTTGCCCTTGCCCTTGCCTGCCCCGTTGCTTTTTTTGTTAGTATAAGCTGGGGAAAACTAAGGTTGTTCAGGACAAAACATACCATAGGGGGAATCATTGTTTTTTTGGCGATTGTTCTGCCATGGTATGTAATGATATATCTCAAAGAAGGCATTCCATTTTTATACGAAAATATAATAAGACAGAATTTTTTGAGATTTTTTGATGCCTGGAGCCACAATAGACCCTTTTATTATTATTTCACCACCTTCCCCATCGATTTTTTTCCGTGGAGTCTTTTCCTCCCTTTTGGCATATATTATACCTTTAAAAACATTAGAGAGAATAGCCTCACGGGCTTAACTATCATATGGTTTGTCTGGATGTTTATATTTTTATCTATATCATCGGGAAAGATAAGCAAATACATGCTGGTGCTTTTACCTGCTGCCGCTACCATGGTGGCGTCAGGGATCAAAAAAGAAACTCATACATATAATGCTGTTGTTTTTTATATCTTATCACTGATCTTGTTTATCCTGGGAGGCATGCTTTTTATCATAAGGATAGACGATTATGTTGAATTCAGAAACGTCAGGATGTGGATTGGATTAATCTCCATACTTTTTGCCATACCCCTATTCTTTTTAATAAAAGTTAAGAAGATGTTGTATGGATTTTTTATCCTTTTTTTATGGATAACTTCTATATATATCACAGCAAATATCTCTGTTTATGATAAGGTCAATCCATATAAATCCCCCAGGGCAATATCGGAAAAGATAAGGTCCTTAACCGCCACAGGCACGCCCTGGGTTTACTATGGGAGCATAAGGGGCGTCTATGTATACTATGCTGACAGCTTTGCCATACATATTGATGAACATAAAATAAATGATCTGGCGGCATTGAGATATAAGCACAATGAGATGATCATACTTACAAGAAAAAGGGATGCAGACGATGTAAATAGGGCCCTAAAAAAGGTGAATGTAATCTCTGAACATAAGATAGGAGATACCCAGATGGTTATCCTGGGATACAAAAACAAAGGCTAA
- a CDS encoding redox-sensing transcriptional repressor Rex codes for MAYEENKNELSIKPIPEPALRRLPVYYQYLKTLKNQGDTEFISATQIGNDLNILPIQVRKDLEITEIIGRPKLGYKISELIKGIEDFLGWNNITDAFLVGAGNLGSAILGYNGFREYGLNIIAAFDNDEKKVGTEITGKMIFHIDKLPDMVKRMGIKIGILTVPAPYAQSVADIMVNAGIRAIWNFTHVKINVPSGVIVQHENLASSLVVLSKRLKILLQNED; via the coding sequence ATGGCATATGAGGAAAATAAAAATGAATTGTCAATAAAACCCATCCCCGAGCCTGCATTAAGAAGGCTTCCTGTATACTATCAATACCTCAAGACCTTGAAAAATCAAGGTGATACCGAATTTATATCTGCCACACAGATAGGAAATGACCTCAATATATTGCCTATTCAGGTGAGAAAAGACCTGGAGATTACAGAGATAATAGGGAGACCGAAGCTGGGTTATAAGATATCAGAGCTTATTAAAGGCATAGAGGATTTTCTCGGATGGAACAACATAACAGACGCATTCCTTGTAGGTGCCGGCAACCTCGGTTCTGCCATACTGGGATATAATGGCTTCAGGGAATACGGCCTTAACATCATAGCCGCATTTGATAATGATGAGAAAAAGGTCGGCACAGAGATAACCGGTAAGATGATCTTTCATATAGATAAACTTCCGGATATGGTAAAGAGGATGGGCATAAAAATTGGGATTCTTACTGTCCCTGCCCCCTATGCCCAGTCAGTGGCCGACATCATGGTCAATGCAGGGATAAGGGCAATCTGGAACTTTACCCATGTTAAGATAAATGTTCCTTCCGGTGTAATTGTTCAACATGAGAATCTTGCCTCATCCCTTGTGGTTTTATCCAAAAGATTAAAAATATTACTTCAGAATGAGGATTAG
- a CDS encoding NADH-ubiquinone oxidoreductase-F iron-sulfur binding region domain-containing protein: MNWTLAGLKKIQSDFHAWQNSVKHRVMVCAGTGCLVNGSMKVYDAFVKTIKDAGINAVVELKKEEDGILISKSGCQGFCQKGTLVTILPENILYTKVKPDDVQDIVETTLLKGEILHRLLYIEPNMHKVCKGTDDIPFYQKQKRFVLKNCGLIDPEDIREYIAKDGYLAALKACIEMAPEDICRAITESGLRGRGGGGFPTGKKWDIARLEEDKKKYVICNGDEGDPGAFMDRSVMEANPHSVIEGMIIASRAIGADEGYVYVRAEYPLAVERIRKAIKDAYGLGLLGSRIFGSEHTFHLHIMEGAGAFVCGEETALIASIEGKRGMPSPKPPYPAQSGLWGKPTVINNVETLSTIPLIIREGAERFCEMGTETSPGTKIFAVTGHVLDTGLIEMPLGVTLREIIYGVAGGITGDDGKIMYDGFKAAQIGGPSGGCLTTEHLDLPIDFDSLKKVDAMVGSGGLVVMNKNTCMVSVARFFMQFTQSESCGKCVLCREGTKQMLGLLDDIIEGRATEETLELLEDLATAVQKGSLCGLGKTAPNPVLSTLKNFRDEYIDHVIHKYCPAGKCKALIKFTIDENLCKGCAQCVKKCPVGAITGEKKKTHRIDPKLCIRCGACMESCAFKAIKGERP; encoded by the coding sequence ATGAACTGGACGCTGGCAGGCCTTAAAAAGATACAAAGCGATTTCCATGCCTGGCAAAATTCTGTAAAACACAGGGTCATGGTCTGTGCAGGGACAGGCTGTCTGGTAAACGGCTCTATGAAGGTGTATGATGCATTTGTAAAGACCATAAAAGACGCAGGCATAAATGCCGTTGTAGAGCTTAAAAAAGAAGAGGATGGAATATTGATATCCAAAAGTGGCTGTCAGGGTTTCTGTCAAAAGGGGACCCTTGTTACCATACTCCCTGAAAACATACTCTATACAAAGGTAAAACCCGATGATGTTCAGGATATAGTGGAGACAACACTCTTAAAAGGCGAAATACTCCATAGATTGCTCTATATAGAACCTAATATGCATAAGGTATGTAAAGGCACAGATGATATACCTTTTTATCAGAAGCAAAAGAGATTTGTTTTGAAAAATTGCGGACTTATAGACCCAGAGGATATACGTGAATATATAGCCAAAGATGGATATCTGGCAGCCCTAAAGGCATGCATAGAGATGGCTCCTGAGGATATATGTAGGGCAATAACTGAATCAGGTCTACGAGGTAGAGGCGGGGGCGGCTTTCCTACCGGGAAGAAATGGGATATTGCAAGGCTTGAAGAAGACAAGAAGAAATATGTCATATGTAATGGTGATGAAGGAGACCCAGGCGCATTCATGGATAGGAGTGTAATGGAGGCAAACCCCCATAGTGTTATAGAAGGGATGATCATAGCATCACGTGCCATAGGTGCCGATGAAGGATACGTTTATGTCCGTGCCGAATATCCTTTGGCAGTGGAAAGGATAAGAAAGGCAATAAAGGATGCCTATGGCCTTGGTCTGCTGGGTAGTCGCATATTTGGGTCAGAACACACATTTCATCTACACATCATGGAAGGGGCAGGGGCTTTTGTTTGCGGAGAGGAGACAGCACTCATTGCATCTATAGAAGGAAAAAGGGGTATGCCATCACCAAAGCCACCATACCCTGCCCAGAGCGGTCTATGGGGAAAACCAACGGTTATCAACAATGTGGAGACATTATCCACCATCCCTCTTATTATAAGGGAAGGGGCAGAAAGATTCTGCGAGATGGGCACAGAAACATCGCCGGGAACAAAGATATTTGCCGTTACAGGCCATGTATTAGATACAGGACTCATTGAGATGCCCCTCGGTGTTACACTCCGTGAGATTATATATGGAGTTGCAGGAGGCATAACCGGTGATGACGGCAAGATTATGTATGATGGTTTTAAGGCAGCTCAGATAGGAGGTCCATCAGGGGGATGCCTTACCACAGAACACCTTGACCTGCCCATAGATTTTGATTCCCTTAAAAAAGTAGATGCCATGGTAGGCTCAGGGGGCCTTGTAGTGATGAATAAGAATACCTGCATGGTAAGCGTTGCCCGTTTTTTTATGCAGTTTACCCAGAGCGAGTCCTGTGGAAAATGCGTCTTATGTAGAGAAGGCACCAAACAGATGCTGGGCCTTCTGGATGATATAATAGAGGGAAGGGCAACAGAAGAGACCCTTGAACTTCTGGAAGACCTTGCCACAGCAGTGCAAAAAGGGTCATTGTGTGGACTTGGTAAGACAGCACCAAACCCAGTCCTCTCCACGCTAAAGAATTTTAGAGACGAATATATAGACCATGTAATACATAAATACTGCCCTGCAGGTAAGTGCAAGGCACTAATAAAATTCACTATAGACGAGAATCTATGTAAGGGCTGCGCTCAATGTGTCAAAAAGTGCCCTGTAGGCGCCATAACAGGTGAAAAAAAGAAGACCCACAGGATAGACCCTAAGCTATGTATAAGATGCGGTGCTTGTATGGAAAGTTGTGCATTTAAAGCCATAAAAGGAGAAAGGCCATGA
- a CDS encoding formate--tetrahydrofolate ligase has protein sequence MSYDATRMEDWQIAEAAEEHMKPIPRLQEEMGLEKDEVLPYGRIARLNFKKIEERLSSKPNGKYIVVTAITPTPLGEGKTTTTMGLLEGLGKRGKNAGGAIRQPSIGPTMNIKGSAAGGGNAQVIPLTEFSLGLTGDIYNIMNAHNLAMVALTSRMQHEKNYSDTELQKRGLRRLDIDYKNVQMGWVMDFCAQSLRNIIIGLGGRMDGITMQSRFDIAVSSELMAILSIANDLMDLRERIGRITVAYDRQGRPVTTEDLEVAGAMCAFMRESINPTLLQTIEGQPVLVHAGPFANIALGQSSIIADKIGLKLFDYHITESGFAADIGFEKFCNVKCRISGLKPHVAVITTTIRALKMHGGGPRVAPGIPIPKEYTKEDLNLLEKGIPNLIQHINIVKMSGAKPVVCINRFQSDTRDEINLIKRYAEAEGARVAISDHWLKGGDGALELADAVIDACKSESEFRFLYPVDLPLMERVETIARNIYKADKVLWIPEAEAKARLIENDPEKKDYFTVMVKTHLSLSHEPEWKGVPKGWTLPVRDVLVYTGARFLCPVTGSISLMPGTSSDPAFRRIDIDTETGKVRGLF, from the coding sequence ATGTCTTACGATGCCACAAGGATGGAAGACTGGCAGATTGCAGAGGCTGCCGAAGAGCATATGAAGCCCATACCCCGTCTTCAGGAAGAGATGGGCCTGGAAAAAGACGAAGTCCTTCCTTATGGAAGGATTGCAAGGCTCAATTTTAAAAAGATAGAGGAAAGGCTCTCTTCAAAACCCAATGGAAAATATATAGTCGTTACAGCCATCACACCTACACCCCTTGGAGAAGGAAAGACAACTACAACCATGGGACTACTTGAAGGTCTTGGAAAGAGGGGAAAGAATGCAGGCGGTGCCATAAGACAGCCCTCCATAGGCCCAACCATGAACATAAAAGGAAGCGCAGCAGGGGGAGGCAATGCACAGGTAATACCCTTAACAGAGTTTTCCTTAGGCCTAACAGGCGATATTTACAATATAATGAATGCCCACAACCTTGCCATGGTTGCCCTTACATCCAGGATGCAGCATGAAAAAAACTATAGCGATACAGAACTTCAAAAGAGGGGGCTAAGGCGTCTTGATATAGATTACAAGAATGTCCAGATGGGCTGGGTTATGGATTTTTGCGCCCAATCCTTAAGGAATATTATCATAGGTCTTGGGGGCAGAATGGACGGGATTACCATGCAGTCTCGCTTTGATATAGCAGTGAGTTCAGAGCTTATGGCGATTCTATCCATAGCCAATGACCTAATGGACTTAAGAGAGAGGATAGGGAGGATCACTGTTGCCTATGACAGGCAGGGTAGACCCGTGACAACAGAAGATCTTGAGGTAGCTGGTGCCATGTGCGCATTTATGAGAGAGAGTATAAACCCTACATTACTTCAGACCATAGAAGGTCAACCTGTCCTTGTCCATGCAGGGCCTTTTGCCAATATAGCGCTCGGTCAGTCATCTATAATAGCAGACAAGATAGGCCTGAAGCTCTTCGATTACCATATAACAGAGAGCGGTTTTGCTGCCGATATAGGATTTGAGAAGTTCTGTAATGTAAAGTGTAGGATAAGCGGTTTAAAGCCCCATGTGGCAGTAATAACTACCACCATAAGGGCACTAAAGATGCACGGTGGAGGGCCAAGGGTTGCGCCCGGTATTCCCATACCCAAAGAATACACAAAAGAAGACCTTAATCTTCTTGAAAAAGGCATACCCAATCTCATCCAACATATAAATATTGTTAAGATGTCAGGGGCAAAGCCTGTGGTCTGTATAAATAGATTCCAGTCAGATACCCGTGATGAGATAAACCTTATAAAGAGATATGCAGAGGCAGAAGGGGCAAGGGTGGCAATATCAGATCACTGGCTTAAGGGAGGAGATGGGGCATTAGAGCTTGCCGATGCTGTTATCGATGCCTGTAAAAGTGAATCGGAATTTCGTTTTCTTTATCCTGTTGACCTGCCTCTTATGGAGAGGGTAGAAACCATAGCAAGAAATATCTATAAGGCAGATAAGGTCTTGTGGATACCAGAGGCTGAGGCAAAGGCAAGACTTATAGAAAACGACCCTGAAAAAAAGGATTATTTCACCGTCATGGTGAAGACCCACTTAAGTCTATCCCATGAACCAGAATGGAAGGGCGTGCCTAAGGGTTGGACATTACCTGTAAGGGATGTCCTTGTATATACAGGCGCAAGGTTCTTATGCCCTGTTACAGGATCCATAAGCCTTATGCCTGGGACAAGCTCAGACCCTGCATTTAGAAGGATCGATATAGATACAGAAACAGGAAAGGTGAGGGGTCTATTTTAA
- a CDS encoding dihydropteroate synthase codes for MLLIGENINIMSRKIGEAIKNKDPEPIRKLAIAEAEAGMDMLDINLGPARKDGPEIMEWMVKTVQEVVDLPLSLDTTNIEAMEAGLRVHRGKALINSISARPERIMALMPLAKKYNAGFIGLTLGVEGIPRDANERGLLAAQIIAEATNYGIPEEDIWLDPIVLPVNSQQIQIQGCTEFAMMLNDLAPNSKSTCGISNVSNGVPKHLRAILNRTYLIILKRYGMYSAIADAFDEELREIARDKMNELEILIHRVMDGEVLNLDSLSKKEMDYVKTARILTGKTLYSDSWLEI; via the coding sequence ATGTTGCTGATAGGTGAAAATATAAATATCATGTCCAGAAAGATTGGCGAGGCAATCAAGAACAAAGACCCTGAACCTATAAGAAAACTGGCAATAGCTGAGGCAGAGGCAGGCATGGATATGCTGGATATAAACCTCGGCCCTGCAAGAAAAGATGGACCTGAGATCATGGAATGGATGGTAAAAACCGTTCAGGAGGTAGTAGATCTACCTTTGAGCCTTGATACCACCAATATAGAGGCCATGGAGGCAGGCTTGAGGGTCCATAGAGGTAAGGCACTTATAAATTCCATATCTGCAAGGCCTGAAAGGATTATGGCACTTATGCCCCTGGCAAAGAAATACAATGCAGGTTTTATAGGTTTGACCCTCGGTGTAGAAGGTATACCAAGGGACGCAAATGAAAGGGGACTTTTGGCAGCCCAGATTATTGCCGAGGCCACAAACTACGGGATCCCTGAAGAGGATATATGGCTTGACCCAATAGTCTTGCCTGTAAATAGTCAGCAGATACAGATACAGGGATGCACAGAATTTGCCATGATGCTAAATGATCTTGCCCCTAATTCAAAATCAACCTGCGGCATATCCAATGTCTCTAATGGTGTGCCAAAGCATCTAAGGGCTATACTGAATAGAACATACCTTATAATTCTAAAAAGATACGGCATGTATTCTGCCATAGCAGATGCCTTTGATGAAGAATTGAGGGAAATAGCAAGGGATAAGATGAACGAGCTTGAGATATTGATCCATAGGGTCATGGATGGCGAGGTTTTAAATTTAGACTCTCTATCGAAAAAAGAAATGGATTATGTGAAGACTGCCAGGATTCTCACGGGCAAGACCTTATATTCTGATTCATGGCTTGAGATATAA